The DNA segment CAATCAGTTGGGTACAAAATTTCTTTATACTGTAATACATGGAAAAAACAAATCATACTATCTAACAAGCTCAAGTGCTCTGGATTCAGAGATAAAAGAACATACAGAAGTTAGATATTTTACCCCCTATCCAGATGCAAGTGAAGTTTTGAAAAATAGCTTTGAACATCTAAACACAGATTATATTACTCCAAACAAAATATATAAACCATCTTATGTACCTATTTTTAGCGATAGATGGGGAACATACCGTTCTATTGTACTTCCAATACAAACAGAAAAAGGAAACCTCTATGTAGTTGGCGTTGATATGGATATTACTTATGTAAACAAAGTTTTAAAACAAAATACCCTTCAAACGCTATTATCGTTTTTACTCTTTTTGTTATCTATTGTTCCAATTATTATTACTTATAAAAATATCTTAAAAGATAAACATCAAGCATATCAAGAGGTCTCAAAAAAATCTATTACAGACTCTCTTACAGGACTTCATAATAGATATAAACTTGATAAAGAGTTAGCAATACATTTTGAAAACTACCAAAAACATGGACATAATTTTGCTTTATTAATGTTGGATTTAGACCACTTTAAAAAGATTAATGACAAATATGGGCATAAAGAGGGAGATGAAGTATTAAAACATTTTGCAGAGATTTTAAAAGAATCTACAAGATTAACAGATATTGTAGGACGATGGGGTGGTGAAGAGTTTCTTATTATCTATCCAAGTAGTGATATAAATAGTAGTTTCCAACTAGCTCATAAACTACATTTAGCTTTAAAAGAGTCAAAAAAACTACAAAAATACAAACTAACAATCAGTATTGGAGTTGGAACTCCAAAAGAAAATGACACATTAGAGAGTTTTCAAAAAGATATAGACAAAGCACTTTATAAAGCTAAAGACAAAGGAAGAGATCAGACTGTAAAGGTTGATGAACTTTAAAAGCTCTCTCCAAAATTTGAAAAGGCATTTTCAATACTTGGAATATTTTTATATGTTGTTTTTGTTAACCTTACATTTTTAGTTTTTAAATCGCAGATAGCAATTCTAAAACTAGAACCTATGTATGGCTCAACTACGCAGATAATCTTGTCATCAATCTGTCTTGTTGCATAGATAGTCCCTTGTAAAGAGTTAAAAAAATATTTTGGATAACTTAATGGAGTTATTTCAACAACATCAATAGATTCTGGGTCTTCAAGAGTCTGAACTATATCCATTGCATCTTCATAACTCTCAAACTGAATACACCAGTCATCAAAATATTTATTAAATGAGTGTAAATCTTCATCTAAAAATCCACCAGCCAACGCTTGTAAAGCAAAAATTGCCACTAAATACCTCTTTTTATATGGAATTAAAATGGATTTTAACATATCTTTTATATGGTTTCACAAAATTTATTTTTGACTTAATAAAAATTTTTAAATCTAACTTTTTTTATCTACTTCAAACTTTTATGATAAAAATATTATTAGATAATAAAATATGGATAAATAAAGATGAAAGAGAACTCTAAAAAATATATTGACACCTTTGAAAAATTTAGTAATGAAGTTAACTACTCTTTTGTAGAAAAACTAAATAGTGACCCCAATGGAGAAAAAAGCGATAACAAAGACCCAAGACAAGTCTTTAGTGGGCACTATGTAAATGTTGAACCAACACCAATCCCTGAACCAATATATATAGCCCATAGCAAAATTTTTTTTAAAGAGTTAGGTCTTAGTGAAGAGTTGCTAAAAGATGAAAGGTTTATAAAAATGTTCTCTGGAAATATTTCAGAGTTAACAAAACCGCTTAGAGATAAAGGCTGGGCAACTGGATATGCTCTCTCTATTTATGGAACAGAGTATTATGCACAATGCCCTTTTCAAACAGGAAATGGTTATGGAGATGGTAGAGCAATCTCCGTTTTAGAAAGTTTTATAGATGACAAAAGATGGGAGTTTCAACTAAAAGGTGGAGGATGTACCCCTTATTGTAGAGGTGCAGATGGAAGAGCAGTTTTAAGATCAAGCATAAGAGAGTTTTTAGCACAAGAACATATGTACGCTTTGCATATTCCTACTTCAAGGTCTTTAACTCTATTTACTTCAAAAAAAGAACAAGTATTAAGACCATGGTTTAAAGAGAACTCTTATTCAAGAGACCCAGAGAAAATGATAAAAGAGTATGTGGCAATAACCACTAGAGTAGCTCCTTCATTTATTCGTGTTGGACAAGTGGAACTTTTCGGAAGAAGAACAAGAAAAAAAGAGTATGAAAACTCTTACAAAGAGTTAGAAATGCTTGTTTTACATCTAATTGATAGAGAGTATAATAAAGAGATAAATCAAGATTTAAGTCTAAAAGAAAAAGTAATTTTATTAGCAAAACTATATCAAAAAAGGCTTTGTTCTTTGGTTGCAAACTGGATAAGAGTTGGATACTGTCAAGGAAATTTCAACAGTGACAACTGCGCCGCTGGAGGTTTTACCTTAGACTACGGTCCTTTTGGATTTATTGAGATGTTTGACCCACAATATCAACCTTGGACAGGTGGAGGAATGCATTTCTCATTTTTCAACCAACCCCAAGCTGCACAAAAAAACTATGGCTCTTTTTGTAGTGCTTTAAAACAACTTCTTAAAACTACTGAAGATATAAAAGAGCTTGAAGATGTAGAAAAAAATTTTGCCTTAACCATGAAAATAGAAATAGAAAAAATGTGGGCTTCAAAAATGGGATTTGATAAATTTGATTATGAACTCTTTGATGAATTAATGGAGCTTTTGATTGAGACAAAAGTTGACTACACAATATTTTATAGAGAACTCTCAAATATTCCAAATAGTGTAAAAGAGATTGAGAAGAGTTTTTATAGAAATAGCTTTGAAAATGAAAAATTAAAGCAGAGATGGAACAACTGGCTTAAAAAATGGAATAGTAGCCTTGATATTAGCACAAAAGAGGATAAGGAGAAATTATCAACTAAAATGAAACAAACTAATCCAAAATATACCTTAAGAGAGTGGCACTTAGTAGAAGCCTACCAAGAAGCTCAAAAAGGCGACTATACAAAAGTACATGAACTACAAGAGGTTATGACAAAACCATATGAAGAACAAACTAAAGAGATAGAAGAGAAATACTATAGCAAAAAACCAGACTCTCTATTTGGAATAGCTGGAGTTTCCCATGTGACATGTTCGTCGTAGAAAACAAAAGTCAATTTTGATTTTAAATATTTAATGCTATATATATTTTAGAAAAATAAGCAGTCAATAAGAGAGACAAGAAGTAGAAAATATCATAATAAAAATTCCCACAAACTACTTTATAATAGGAAAAGTCCAATATCTATATTACCTTTCACAAATATAATAGTTCGCCCCTTGAACTTTTATAAATAATTTTATCTATTAAAACTTTTTTGTTACTTTTTGGCTACTTTCTTATTATATTATTCTATTACTATTTATATTTTAAAAGATAGGAAATAAAATGATAAAAAGCATATGTAAAGCTACATCACAAGATAAGAATGTAGTAGTTAGATTCAGTGATAAAGTAATCAGATATGAAGTAGATAGCAGTGAAATGGCACAAGATGTTTCTAACCTATTTAATAAAAAAGATGTATTAGAACTATCAGAGATATGGGATACACTTTTTGAATCAATAAATCAATATAAAAAACAAATCGCTTAAATATAAAACTCTCTCAAATAATTTAAAGTCATAAATCTAAAACTTATGACTTTGTTATTATAATATAATCTCCTCTGCCCTAAATTTTCAATATTTATACAAAGTAGTTTTACTATCAATTTTTAGAAAATGTTAAAAAAGTTATTATCTGCTCTTTTTTTCTATTTTTGATTTTTTTTAGAATTTTATAAGGCTATAACCCATCATACCGTATAATCCCAAATTTAAAAAACGCATAAAGAAGAGTATCCATGATTGAATTAGTTAACATATCAAAAAGTTATCCAACAAATGATTTATATAGAGATTTAAATCTTAGATTAAATGCCAAAGACAAAGTTGGTCTTGTAGGACGAAACGGTACAGGAAAATCTACATTATTTAAACTTATACTTGGTGAAGAGCATCAAGATAGTGGGGAGATAAAACTTCCAAAAGCATATAAAATAGGTGCTTTAAAACAGTATTTTGACTTCACTGAAAAAACTTTGATAAATGAAACAGCCCTTGCACTAAGTGAAGAGGACAAATATGAAATCTACAAAGCTGAAAAGATACTTTTTGGTTTGGGTTTTACTATGGAAGATTTAGAAAAAGATCCTAAATCTTTTTCTGGTGGTTATCAAATCAGAATAAATCTAGCAAAACTGCTTTTAACAGAGCCAAATATGCTACTTTTAGATGAGCCTACAAACTACTTGGATATTTTGTCTATTAGATGGCTAAAAGAGTTTTTAAAAAACTTCCAAGGTGAAGTTATCCTAATCACTCACGACAGGGATTTTATGGATAGTGTTTGTACACACACTTTAGGAATAGTTAGAAAAAGTGCATTTATGATTCAAGGTGGAACTAGAAAATTCTATGAACAAATCTTAGCAAATGAAGAGCACCATGAAAAACAAAAAATAGCACAAGAGAAAAAGATAAAAGACCTGGAAGAGTTTATTGCTAAAAACAAAGCAAGAGCAGCAACTGCTACACTAGCCCAATCAAAAGTAAAAATCTTGGAGAAAATGGATATTTTAGAAGACTTGGATTATGATGCAAATCTAAAGTTTGATTTTAACTATAAAGATTCTGCTGCTAAGTTTTTAGTTGAAGTAAAAGATTTATCTTTTGGATATACTCCTGATAAAATCCTATTTAAAGATATCACTTTTGCACTATCTAAAGGTGAAACTATAGGAATTATAGGAAAAAATGGAAAGGGTAAATCAACTTTATTAAATACAATTGCAGGTGAACTTGAAGC comes from the Halarcobacter ebronensis genome and includes:
- a CDS encoding ABC-F family ATP-binding cassette domain-containing protein; the encoded protein is MIELVNISKSYPTNDLYRDLNLRLNAKDKVGLVGRNGTGKSTLFKLILGEEHQDSGEIKLPKAYKIGALKQYFDFTEKTLINETALALSEEDKYEIYKAEKILFGLGFTMEDLEKDPKSFSGGYQIRINLAKLLLTEPNMLLLDEPTNYLDILSIRWLKEFLKNFQGEVILITHDRDFMDSVCTHTLGIVRKSAFMIQGGTRKFYEQILANEEHHEKQKIAQEKKIKDLEEFIAKNKARAATATLAQSKVKILEKMDILEDLDYDANLKFDFNYKDSAAKFLVEVKDLSFGYTPDKILFKDITFALSKGETIGIIGKNGKGKSTLLNTIAGELEALSGSVDFHSSCVFGHFGQTNISHLNQNNTIMDEIYSVNHKLEEAVIRSICGLMMFSGDNAKKKISLLSGGEKSRVMLGKIIAQNVNLLFLDEPTNHLDIDSIDALTNAIKAFKGSCMIVTHSEELLRAVCDRLIVFTNDGADYFNGTYDEFLEKIGWEDDAVEEKKVEKPKRNKKEIKKLRAEIVTQKSQATKPIRTRIEEIEALSGQEKLKHEQELRELQKQLDKLNDEFQKKLDEI
- a CDS encoding protein adenylyltransferase SelO family protein, with translation MKENSKKYIDTFEKFSNEVNYSFVEKLNSDPNGEKSDNKDPRQVFSGHYVNVEPTPIPEPIYIAHSKIFFKELGLSEELLKDERFIKMFSGNISELTKPLRDKGWATGYALSIYGTEYYAQCPFQTGNGYGDGRAISVLESFIDDKRWEFQLKGGGCTPYCRGADGRAVLRSSIREFLAQEHMYALHIPTSRSLTLFTSKKEQVLRPWFKENSYSRDPEKMIKEYVAITTRVAPSFIRVGQVELFGRRTRKKEYENSYKELEMLVLHLIDREYNKEINQDLSLKEKVILLAKLYQKRLCSLVANWIRVGYCQGNFNSDNCAAGGFTLDYGPFGFIEMFDPQYQPWTGGGMHFSFFNQPQAAQKNYGSFCSALKQLLKTTEDIKELEDVEKNFALTMKIEIEKMWASKMGFDKFDYELFDELMELLIETKVDYTIFYRELSNIPNSVKEIEKSFYRNSFENEKLKQRWNNWLKKWNSSLDISTKEDKEKLSTKMKQTNPKYTLREWHLVEAYQEAQKGDYTKVHELQEVMTKPYEEQTKEIEEKYYSKKPDSLFGIAGVSHVTCSS
- a CDS encoding GGDEF domain-containing protein, which produces MMKKETIKIVAAISFTITILTIYSIWNYFYEKERLISQIDKQLYSAAVAVPFVLEDDFHDRALNALSISTQEDNQNIKNLSKLNNQLGTKFLYTVIHGKNKSYYLTSSSALDSEIKEHTEVRYFTPYPDASEVLKNSFEHLNTDYITPNKIYKPSYVPIFSDRWGTYRSIVLPIQTEKGNLYVVGVDMDITYVNKVLKQNTLQTLLSFLLFLLSIVPIIITYKNILKDKHQAYQEVSKKSITDSLTGLHNRYKLDKELAIHFENYQKHGHNFALLMLDLDHFKKINDKYGHKEGDEVLKHFAEILKESTRLTDIVGRWGGEEFLIIYPSSDINSSFQLAHKLHLALKESKKLQKYKLTISIGVGTPKENDTLESFQKDIDKALYKAKDKGRDQTVKVDEL